AACACCAGCCCTTGAGAATTCTAAAACTTCGATCTTTTTCTGAGATCTAAGCCAATAAGGGAAGGAAGGACCTACATGGCATGAACTCATCTGCAAGAAAATGACTTGGAAAGGAGGGACCCAATGGGAGCTGACATTTAAAATGACTGAATTATCTGATAAAATAATTTGCTCCAAGTTCTCCAACCTATGAAAATGAGCTTCTGAGATTATACCTGTCAGGTTATTAAGTGAAACATCAACAGTAGACAACTCAGAGAGCAGTCCAATACTATCTGGCAGACTGCCATTTATGTTGTTTGATGAAAGCTTGAGGATAGTCAAGTGCTGTAAATTTCCAATAGAATAAGGGATGGAACCTTGAAGCAAGTAATTGTCCAATCGGAGTTCAACAAGATTCTTGAGTTGGCCAATTGAATTTGGTAAGCTTCCTGTCAGTTTATTTAATGACAAGTCAATGTATTGTAAGTTAGAAAGCTTACCAATGGAGCTTGGAAACCCACCTTCAATATTATTGAAGTGAAGATCAAAATCGGTGAGAGATGTCATATTTCCAAGATGAGCAGGAAGTCTACCATGTATTTCATTGATAGATAAATCAAGAACTCGTATCTTTTTCCAGCCTCTTGCAAATAGTTGGAAGCAGCTTGCTGAGAGttctatattataattaagCTTCAATGCCTGCAAATTTGGCAATTCACCAAAACCAAGCGGAATCCTTCCAGTCAACATGCTATATGAGATGTCGACAGACACAAGGCTGCTAATGTTCACAAACCAAGCTGGTAACTTGGCCTTGAAGAAGCCGCCCGTAAGGCTCAAGACTTCAAGCGAAGTAAAATTAACAGAAGGAAGAGAATAGATGAAGCCTGATAAACCACAGAATTGCAAGTGCAACTCAGATAAAAGTGGAAGCTTGTTTAATGGTTCAATCCATGCTCCTCCCAAATTTGAAAGCTCTACACCATTCATTGCCAAATGCTTTAGCGAGAGAAGGCCACTCAACCATTCAAGATTCTCAACAGTTAAACCACCACAAGAGACATCAAGAAACTGCAAGCTAGAGAGGTTTCCAAGATTTGGAGGAATTGCGCCACTAAACCCAGCAATTGACACGTTTAGATAGTGCAAGTTGTGCAAATCTGACAGGAAATGAGGAATTTTACCATGGAAATTGTTCCCACTTAAATCCAGATGTTTCAACGACTTAAGTTTCGCCAAAGAAGGTCTAATCTCTCCGCCTAATGGCTGAAGGCCTGATGAATTTGGGAGATCAACTGCGAGAACAGCACCAGTTGTGTTGTGACAAGCTATTCCTGACCATGCACAGCAATTGGTTCCATGCCATGAAGAGAGCCGACTCCAAGAATCATTCAGGCCCCTTCTGAGATCAAGAAGAGCTTCTCTATCAGCTGCATTGCAGTTCACTGACTGAGCAACTCCACCAGAAAATACTTCTCCAGATAACAGACAGATAACCCAAAGAAAAGGAAAGGTCTCCATAGATCAAACACTCAATAATGCCCTGTTTAGTAGCAGAGAATTTAGAGGGATTCTGAAGAAAGTTTTCTAGGAAAACTGCATGAGGTGAGTTTCATGATCTCATGGTATTTAAAGGCAAAACCAGAACAAATTGGAAAGTTTTCTTAATTATGTAGAGCTGACTATAAACAGTTGCACATATGGTTTCTTGACTTGGGAGTTTTGGGAGTGTTCTTCACTTCCAACTTTAATGACtgcaaattcaataattttattttattttattctattcgAAACTTTTATgtacattttataatttaattttaattttaattttagaatttacaGTCAGTTCTGTTAGAGAAAAGCCAAAAGCTTTTCCCATTGATAAAAGTTACGTAAGTTCAAGCTTTGTTGATGCAGCGTATTCTCAGGTTTTTGAATCCTACCGATTAGGAATGCTTTTCTTTCgcatgtaattatttttttctttattcttttatgtttcaaTATATTATTACCTTTTTATtcagtaatttaaaaaatcattttttaattcagtaaatgagataaatattttactttatatttataaaattttatacttataaaatgttaatttttatattttaaaaattaaaattatttactataataataaataaaaaaataatgaataaaacaTATTATGTGGATTTCATTAAATCTGAGAAgatcttaataaaaaaaaataatggataaAACCTTTTAATAAAAACCTATTATGTggatttcattaaattttaggagatcttaataaattaaattattttgtaataatataataaatatataatttattatctattaaaatttataatggtagtttttaaattattagtattaatgcactttattttaactaattattatttatatatattatttttattttgtttgatcttgaaattatacattaattaatcacatttaataaaaaaaattattaatttaatttttgatagtaata
This region of Manihot esculenta cultivar AM560-2 chromosome 10, M.esculenta_v8, whole genome shotgun sequence genomic DNA includes:
- the LOC110624346 gene encoding receptor-like protein EIX2, with amino-acid sequence METFPFLWVICLLSGEVFSGGVAQSVNCNAADREALLDLRRGLNDSWSRLSSWHGTNCCAWSGIACHNTTGAVLAVDLPNSSGLQPLGGEIRPSLAKLKSLKHLDLSGNNFHGKIPHFLSDLHNLHYLNVSIAGFSGAIPPNLGNLSSLQFLDVSCGGLTVENLEWLSGLLSLKHLAMNGVELSNLGGAWIEPLNKLPLLSELHLQFCGLSGFIYSLPSVNFTSLEVLSLTGGFFKAKLPAWFVNISSLVSVDISYSMLTGRIPLGFGELPNLQALKLNYNIELSASCFQLFARGWKKIRVLDLSINEIHGRLPAHLGNMTSLTDFDLHFNNIEGGFPSSIGKLSNLQYIDLSLNKLTGSLPNSIGQLKNLVELRLDNYLLQGSIPYSIGNLQHLTILKLSSNNINGSLPDSIGLLSELSTVDVSLNNLTGIISEAHFHRLENLEQIILSDNSVILNVSSHWVPPFQVIFLQMSSCHVGPSFPYWLRSQKKIEVLEFSRAGVSGSIPNWFWNMTSILAFLNVSFNSLEGHIPNPFNITPYANVDLSSNQFKGPIPLLNVFLLDLSSNKLIGEIPTSVGELSLDILDLSKNNLTGSIPSSIGNCSSLMWAFCKFRGGGIKFCGFGVGKF